In Triticum urartu cultivar G1812 chromosome 6, Tu2.1, whole genome shotgun sequence, the following proteins share a genomic window:
- the LOC125512395 gene encoding MEIOTIC F-BOX protein MOF-like — translation MAASGKRLAGSSDRLSDLPDGLLHTVMSFLTARQAVQTCVLSRRWEDLWCSMPCLNIDEREFSTSAILSDSDSDDGDEGGPNCTRFEYFVINLLMFHSAATLDVFRFHSVSERKIKSADQWLRRGIKRFPKVVDIDSNCCCKLPRFGSSSSRLNRLHLSRISLDKTFTQQLRSGCPVLEDLELNWCVLEDAEITSCTLKNLTIEHCTIYHPSVLTIKVPSLTCLQLVAFSHNWDAVVANEMPFLIKATICIIRSIQILPWKLLFSLINVKDLKLTGFRVPANLHDGSDTFPVFHNIRTLLFDTCDLSDKFDMLGCFLNNAPGLEKLTLESCTLPEASKGSKTGGNLKRASLEYDYTLTFQCPSLKLTEIKYIYDDDVQKLFDLLLGAWRNLQKTNIVINKKT, via the exons aTGGCGGCCTCCGGCAAACGCCTCGCCGGCAGCTCTGACAGGCTAAGTGACCTCCCTGATGGCCTCCTCCACACTGTCATGTCGTTCCTCACGGCCCGGCAGGCCGTGCAGACATGCGTGCTGTCGCGGAGGTGGGAGGACCTCTGGTGCTCCATGCCTTGCCTCAACATCGACGAGCGGGAGTTTAGCACCTCAGCAATCTTGTCCGACTCCGACTCCGACGATGGGGATGAGGGTGGCCCTAACTGTACTAGGTTTGAGTATTTCGTCATCAATCTGCTGATGTTTCACAGTGCGGCAACATTGGATGTGTTCAGGTTTCATTCTGTTTCTGAACGTAAGATTAAATCTGCCGACCAATGGCTACGCCGTGGCATCAAGCGCTTCCCCAAAGTGGTGGATATCGATTCGAATTGCTGTTGTAAATTACCACGTTTCGGTTCCAGTTCTTCACGCCTCAACAGGCTGCATCTTTCTCGCATTTCTTTGGACAAAACCTTCACCCAGCAGCTACGTTCTGGTTGCCCGGTCTTGGAAGATTTGGAGCTCAACTGGTGTGTCCTTGAAGATGCAGAAATCACATCTTGCACACTGAAGAACTTGACAATTGAGCATTGTACAATTTACCATCCTAGTGTGCTGACTATCAAAGTTCCGTCTCTTACTTGCTTGCAGCTGGTCGCTTTTAGTCACAACTGGGATGCTGTTGTAGCAAACGAGATGCCGTTCCTCATCAAAGCCACCATTTGCATAATCCGTTCAATACAGATACTGCCATGGAAGCTTCTTTTCAGCCTAATTAACGTGAAAGATTTAAAACTGACTGGCTTTCGAGTACCG GCAAATCTTCATGATGGATCGGATACTTTCCCTGTGTTCCATAATATTAGAACCTTGCTGTTTGACACATGCGATCTAAGTGACAAGTTTGATATGCTCGGATGCTTTCTGAACAATGCCCCTGGTTTAGAGAAGCTTACACttgaaagttgcacg CTTCCAGAAGCTTCTAAGGGAAGCAAGACAGGAGGAAATCTGAAGAGGGCATCTCTAGAATATGATTACACGCTTACTTTCCAATGCCCAAGCCTGAAGTTGACTGAAATCAAATACATATATGACGACGATGTTCAGAAACTGTTTGACCTTTTGCTTGGCGCTTGGAGGAACCTACAGAAGACTAACATTGTGATTAATAAGAAGACTTAG